A single region of the Deefgea piscis genome encodes:
- the hisI gene encoding phosphoribosyl-AMP cyclohydrolase: MSQPLWLDEIQWDDKGLVPVIAQDEASGRVMMFAYANREAVALTAERHTAHYWTRSRQKLWHKGEESGHFQHVSAIELDCDGDVLIYKIRQEGGIACHTGRESCFFRTLQNGQWIVSEAVLKDPKSIYGANHQH, encoded by the coding sequence ATGAGCCAGCCACTTTGGCTGGATGAAATCCAGTGGGATGACAAAGGTCTGGTACCCGTCATCGCCCAAGACGAAGCGTCAGGACGGGTAATGATGTTTGCGTATGCCAATAGAGAGGCCGTTGCGCTTACCGCCGAGCGACATACCGCCCATTATTGGACTCGTTCACGACAAAAGTTATGGCACAAAGGCGAAGAATCAGGGCATTTTCAACACGTATCAGCGATTGAGCTCGATTGCGATGGCGATGTGCTGATTTATAAGATCCGCCAAGAAGGTGGCATCGCTTGCCATACCGGCCGTGAAAGCTGCTTTTTCCGCACTTTGCAAAATGGCCAATGGATTGTTTCCGAAGCCGTTTTAAAAGATCCAAAGTCGATTTATGGTGCGAATCATCAACATTAA
- a CDS encoding phosphoribosyl-ATP diphosphatase — protein MVSAEILERLSTTLAERRLADPTSSYVAKLYHKGTDEILKKIGEEAVETIMAAKDGDKLHLVREVADLWFHTMVLLAHQGLSHEDVLAELARREGISGIDEKAARK, from the coding sequence ATGGTTTCCGCTGAAATTCTTGAACGTCTATCGACTACGCTGGCTGAGCGTCGTTTAGCTGATCCAACTTCGTCATACGTTGCCAAGCTGTATCATAAAGGCACCGATGAAATCCTCAAGAAAATCGGCGAAGAAGCAGTAGAAACCATTATGGCGGCTAAAGATGGCGACAAACTGCATTTGGTGCGAGAAGTTGCTGATTTATGGTTTCACACTATGGTTTTGCTGGCACATCAAGGCTTAAGCCATGAAGATGTACTGGCCGAATTAGCAAGACGTGAAGGCATTTCAGGTATTGATGAAAAAGCAGCACGTAAATAA
- a CDS encoding histidine triad nucleotide-binding protein — MSDCLFCKIVGKQIPAKIIYEDDDVIAFNDIRPAAPVHFLVIPKQHIDSLLGCTEQDQVLLGKLLARVPHIAREQGLQAGFKTAINTGEAGGQEVYHLHLHVLGTPQES, encoded by the coding sequence ATGAGCGATTGTTTATTTTGTAAAATTGTTGGCAAACAGATTCCTGCGAAAATCATTTATGAAGACGATGATGTCATCGCCTTTAACGATATTCGCCCAGCAGCCCCAGTGCATTTTTTAGTCATTCCGAAGCAACATATTGATTCTTTACTTGGCTGCACCGAACAAGATCAAGTTTTACTGGGTAAACTTTTGGCACGAGTACCACACATTGCGCGTGAACAAGGTTTACAAGCTGGCTTTAAAACGGCGATCAATACCGGTGAAGCAGGTGGGCAAGAAGTGTATCACTTGCATTTACATGTCTTGGGTACCCCACAAGAGTCATAG
- the tatA gene encoding Sec-independent protein translocase subunit TatA has product MGSFSIWHWLVVLVIIILVFGTKKLGSVGKDLGSAVKGFKDGLKEGEQAEADAKKPAEKEVGRVIDNDKP; this is encoded by the coding sequence ATGGGTTCATTTAGTATTTGGCATTGGTTAGTGGTACTGGTCATTATCATCTTGGTTTTTGGTACCAAAAAACTCGGTTCTGTCGGCAAAGATTTGGGCTCAGCAGTCAAAGGCTTTAAAGATGGTCTAAAAGAAGGCGAACAAGCTGAAGCTGACGCCAAAAAACCAGCCGAAAAAGAAGTCGGTCGTGTCATTGATAACGACAAACCTTAA